Proteins found in one Pseudodesulfovibrio sp. JC047 genomic segment:
- a CDS encoding PLP-dependent aminotransferase family protein, with amino-acid sequence MNAYRYQAVEKHILSMIDSGALGLQDKLPSLRALSSKTGVSISTVNQAYLELERKGFIESRPRSGFFVCRESARLPRTEKKSTPMDSPRPVTRSGLIQTVLESVGKEGTVPLAVVAPGRELLPLKELGRITASIIRNEPGRAMDYAPVSGDPRLINQIAYRSMEHGIAVAPDDPIITAGCLEALYISLRSVCRRGDTVLIQSPTYYCFLQLLETLGLRAIEIPSCPQNGILPEALHHALTMFDIAACVFAPNFNNPDSSLTSDARKKEIVALLAARNIPLIEDDVSTDLHFGSKRPGTFKQHDTKGLVLLCSSFSKTIAPGYRVGWMLPGRFRQKALEIKATTNVSSASLSQMAIAEYLRQGRMDRHLKKLKTALETHLDIMQLHLEHHFPTGTRVTHPQGGGVLWLELPHAIDTVELFFQARDHGIGIAPGAIFSTQDKFSNYIRLSYGIPWTDTVKKGVQTLGDLTHALCDTP; translated from the coding sequence ATGAACGCATATCGCTACCAAGCCGTTGAAAAACATATTTTGTCGATGATCGACTCCGGTGCGCTGGGGTTGCAGGACAAACTGCCTTCCCTGCGAGCCCTCAGCAGCAAGACAGGCGTCTCGATTTCAACAGTGAATCAGGCATACCTTGAATTGGAACGCAAGGGATTCATCGAGTCACGCCCCCGATCCGGATTTTTCGTGTGTCGTGAATCCGCCCGACTCCCTCGGACCGAAAAAAAATCAACGCCCATGGACAGCCCTCGGCCCGTGACTCGCAGTGGTCTCATTCAAACGGTTTTGGAATCCGTGGGCAAAGAAGGGACCGTCCCGCTGGCCGTGGTTGCTCCGGGCCGAGAACTCCTTCCACTCAAGGAATTGGGACGGATCACGGCATCCATCATTCGAAACGAACCGGGCCGGGCCATGGACTATGCTCCTGTTTCCGGTGATCCGCGTCTTATCAATCAAATCGCGTACCGTTCCATGGAACATGGCATTGCAGTTGCGCCAGACGATCCGATCATCACCGCAGGCTGTCTCGAAGCCCTGTACATTTCACTCCGGTCGGTCTGCCGTCGGGGAGACACTGTACTGATCCAGTCTCCGACCTATTATTGTTTTCTCCAACTGCTCGAAACATTGGGTCTCCGCGCCATCGAGATCCCGTCGTGTCCGCAAAACGGCATTTTGCCAGAAGCCTTGCACCACGCCCTCACCATGTTTGACATCGCAGCCTGCGTTTTTGCTCCCAATTTCAACAACCCTGATTCCAGTCTGACATCGGATGCCCGAAAAAAAGAAATTGTCGCACTCCTTGCCGCCCGTAATATTCCACTGATCGAAGACGATGTTTCAACCGATCTCCACTTTGGATCGAAACGACCAGGCACATTCAAGCAACATGACACGAAAGGACTGGTGCTCTTGTGCTCCTCGTTTTCAAAAACCATTGCACCGGGCTATCGAGTGGGATGGATGCTCCCCGGACGATTTCGACAAAAAGCCCTTGAAATCAAGGCCACGACCAATGTGTCCTCTGCCTCCCTGTCCCAAATGGCCATTGCGGAATACCTCCGGCAGGGCCGAATGGATCGTCATCTCAAAAAGCTCAAAACCGCGCTGGAAACGCATCTGGACATCATGCAATTGCATCTGGAACATCATTTCCCGACGGGAACCAGAGTCACACATCCGCAGGGTGGGGGCGTACTCTGGCTGGAATTGCCTCATGCCATCGATACTGTCGAATTATTCTTTCAGGCTCGGGACCACGGAATCGGCATCGCACCGGGCGCGATTTTCTCCACACAGGACAAATTCTCGAATTATATCCGTCTCAGCTACGGAATTCCATGGACTGACACGGTCAAAAAAGGCGTGCAGACACTCGGGGACCTCACACACGCTTTGTGCGACACGCCATAG
- a CDS encoding AzlC family ABC transporter permease encodes MTIEAVAGKEMDSPMMSAIKQVSPIIMGYIPVGAAYGVLAHQAGLSMLNTVLMSVLVYAGSAQLIAVGMFAAGMAPLSIIATTFVVNLRHLLMSASLAPNLKTWKKWELALFAYEITDESFAVHSVRFTRGDLNKTTCFGINCLAHTSWILASWIGFVAGASIPDVEPLGIDYVLPAMFIALLIMQTKNKMHVLVAGFSGLMAVILVQAGADQWSVILATVIGATFGVGVESWTKK; translated from the coding sequence ATGACGATTGAAGCTGTGGCTGGAAAAGAAATGGACTCGCCCATGATGTCGGCGATCAAGCAGGTTTCGCCCATTATCATGGGATATATACCAGTTGGTGCGGCCTATGGAGTGCTGGCACATCAGGCGGGCCTGTCCATGCTGAATACCGTGCTCATGTCGGTCTTGGTCTATGCGGGATCAGCACAACTGATCGCGGTCGGCATGTTTGCCGCAGGCATGGCACCATTGTCCATTATCGCAACGACCTTTGTGGTCAATTTGCGTCACCTGCTCATGAGCGCGTCGCTCGCTCCGAATCTCAAGACCTGGAAAAAGTGGGAGTTGGCCTTGTTTGCCTACGAGATCACGGATGAATCCTTTGCGGTTCATTCGGTCCGGTTCACCCGTGGCGATTTGAACAAGACCACCTGTTTCGGCATTAATTGTCTTGCGCATACATCCTGGATTCTGGCTTCGTGGATTGGCTTTGTGGCCGGAGCGTCCATCCCAGATGTGGAACCGTTGGGAATCGATTACGTATTACCGGCCATGTTCATTGCTTTGTTGATTATGCAGACAAAGAACAAGATGCATGTGTTGGTTGCGGGATTTTCCGGGTTGATGGCTGTTATCCTCGTGCAGGCCGGGGCAGATCAATGGAGTGTCATTCTGGCAACGGTGATTGGTGCAACCTTTGGCGTGGGAGTGGAATCATGGACCAAAAAGTAG
- a CDS encoding AzlD domain-containing protein, with protein sequence MDQKVVFFIFLGMMAVTYVPRALPMVALASRSLPMPVIRWLSYVPVAVLSAMLFPSLLLKDMHLHFGPDNYYLWAAIPAFLLAWKTRSFFGTVALGMALVAGARYFFG encoded by the coding sequence ATGGACCAAAAAGTAGTTTTTTTCATTTTTCTCGGCATGATGGCTGTCACGTATGTCCCGAGGGCACTGCCCATGGTGGCCTTGGCGTCTCGTTCGTTGCCGATGCCTGTGATTCGCTGGTTGTCGTATGTGCCAGTGGCGGTATTGTCTGCCATGTTATTCCCGTCCCTGTTGCTCAAGGACATGCATCTGCACTTCGGGCCGGATAATTATTATTTGTGGGCCGCTATTCCGGCATTTTTGCTGGCCTGGAAGACGCGGAGTTTTTTTGGCACCGTGGCATTGGGTATGGCGTTGGTGGCTGGAGCCAGATACTTTTTCGGCTAA
- a CDS encoding AMP-binding protein: MSDPIQTLKDLLDVSVRQYAERPALAFVGGEPMTYAQLGQNVFDLQTLFRHIGIKPGDKVAIIGENMPNWAVTYFSITTMGAIAVPILQEFHPSAVHHILRHSEATMVIASRRYLHKVEEEDFSALKTVMVMDDFSIENSEGEATSYSDALEAARERLEQFSEAAMERMEHLSEAAREKLSDSTKDRMEHFGEAARDKVERLEKLSESALEKVEKFSDTALEKVEKIGGSAKKQVDRFSDSARKLIDRTTGKKFELTEESVAAILYTSGTTGHSKGVVLLHRNLVQNSLSGVQVVPVFETDRFLSVLPMAHTYECTIGLVIPLMSGSSVYYLQKPPTPKTLLPAMQKVRPTAMSVVPLIIEKIYKSRIKNKLKGSGVMRGLMKLGATRRKISQVAGKKLIEAFGGELRCMCIGGAPLSPEVEQFLIDAEVPYAVGYGMTETSPLLAGASPDAQLLLAIGPPVPGVQIVIADPDPETGEGEILAKGPNVMHEYYKAPVDTKNTFTEDGWLKTGDLGKFEDGYLYIKGRLKNMILGPSGENIYPEELESIINECDHVVESMVYESDGKVVARIHLNHETLDKTFDVKKLIESEVRAKVKKLLEGIRKEVNSKVSSFARLHRVIEQMEPFEKTPTQKIKRFFYLDR; encoded by the coding sequence GTGAGCGATCCTATACAAACTTTGAAAGATCTGTTGGACGTGTCAGTCCGGCAGTATGCGGAACGGCCGGCACTCGCTTTTGTGGGCGGAGAGCCAATGACCTATGCGCAATTGGGCCAGAACGTGTTCGATTTGCAGACATTGTTCAGGCATATTGGTATCAAGCCGGGCGACAAGGTCGCCATTATTGGCGAAAATATGCCCAATTGGGCTGTTACCTATTTTTCCATCACCACGATGGGGGCCATCGCTGTTCCCATTTTGCAAGAATTTCACCCCAGCGCCGTTCATCATATTTTGCGCCATTCCGAAGCCACGATGGTCATCGCGTCTCGACGGTATTTGCACAAGGTCGAGGAAGAAGATTTTTCCGCACTCAAGACCGTGATGGTCATGGATGATTTTTCCATTGAAAATAGCGAGGGCGAAGCCACTTCCTATTCCGATGCCCTTGAGGCTGCTCGGGAGCGTCTGGAACAGTTCAGCGAAGCCGCCATGGAGCGGATGGAACACCTGAGTGAGGCCGCTCGGGAGAAACTCAGCGATTCCACCAAAGACCGTATGGAGCACTTTGGCGAAGCTGCCAGGGACAAGGTCGAAAGGCTTGAAAAATTGAGTGAATCTGCCTTGGAAAAGGTAGAGAAGTTCAGTGATACCGCTTTGGAAAAAGTGGAGAAAATCGGTGGTTCCGCCAAAAAACAGGTGGATAGATTCAGTGATTCCGCACGGAAACTGATTGATCGTACGACGGGGAAGAAATTTGAATTGACCGAAGAATCCGTGGCTGCGATTTTGTATACATCGGGGACAACGGGCCATTCCAAGGGAGTGGTTCTGCTGCATCGCAACTTGGTGCAGAACAGTCTGTCGGGTGTGCAGGTCGTCCCGGTTTTCGAGACCGATCGATTCCTGTCTGTTTTACCTATGGCCCATACATATGAGTGTACCATTGGGCTTGTCATTCCGCTCATGAGTGGGAGTTCTGTCTATTATCTGCAAAAACCGCCGACTCCCAAGACCCTGTTGCCTGCCATGCAAAAGGTTCGGCCAACAGCCATGAGTGTGGTTCCGTTGATCATCGAGAAAATTTACAAGAGCCGTATCAAGAACAAATTGAAGGGTTCTGGTGTGATGCGTGGACTGATGAAGCTTGGAGCCACTCGGCGGAAGATTTCGCAGGTAGCGGGTAAAAAGCTTATTGAAGCCTTTGGCGGGGAGTTGCGCTGCATGTGTATTGGTGGTGCTCCGCTTTCGCCAGAAGTTGAACAGTTCCTCATCGATGCGGAAGTGCCGTATGCCGTTGGATATGGGATGACCGAGACGTCACCGCTTTTGGCGGGAGCCTCGCCCGATGCGCAACTCCTTCTGGCTATTGGTCCGCCGGTTCCAGGAGTGCAGATCGTCATCGCCGATCCCGATCCGGAAACAGGGGAAGGCGAGATTCTGGCCAAAGGGCCAAACGTGATGCATGAGTATTACAAGGCGCCTGTGGACACGAAAAACACCTTCACTGAAGATGGGTGGCTCAAGACTGGCGATCTCGGGAAATTTGAAGATGGCTATCTGTATATCAAGGGTCGATTGAAAAACATGATTCTTGGTCCCAGTGGTGAAAATATCTATCCCGAGGAACTCGAATCCATCATCAACGAATGTGATCATGTGGTCGAATCCATGGTCTATGAAAGTGATGGGAAGGTCGTGGCCAGAATCCATTTGAATCATGAAACGCTGGACAAGACCTTTGACGTCAAGAAGCTGATCGAGTCCGAGGTTCGTGCCAAGGTGAAGAAATTGCTCGAAGGGATTCGCAAAGAGGTGAATTCCAAGGTTTCATCTTTTGCTCGTTTGCATCGGGTCATCGAACAGATGGAACCCTTTGAAAAGACTCCTACCCAGAAAATCAAACGATTCTTTTATCTGGATCGGTAA
- a CDS encoding peptidylprolyl isomerase, producing the protein MKTSLKALCAFALISLLTLSAASAADLENTLYLDLKDGRVVIELRPDLAPQHVARIKELTRMKFYDGIVFHRVISGFMAQTGDPTGTGRGGSGQNLPAEFTDTPFERGTVGMARAQSPNSADSQFFICFAPAPFLNGQYTVFGQVTSGMEFVDAIKKGAGRSGSVQDPDAIVRMQIAADVK; encoded by the coding sequence ATGAAAACTTCCCTGAAGGCACTCTGTGCCTTTGCCCTGATTTCCCTGCTCACCCTGTCCGCAGCTTCCGCCGCAGACTTGGAAAACACACTGTATCTGGACCTCAAGGATGGCCGGGTCGTCATTGAACTTCGACCTGATCTCGCGCCCCAACATGTGGCCCGCATCAAGGAACTGACCCGCATGAAGTTCTATGATGGCATCGTGTTCCATCGTGTGATTTCCGGATTCATGGCCCAGACCGGCGACCCGACCGGCACAGGGCGTGGCGGATCAGGCCAGAATCTGCCTGCGGAATTCACCGACACCCCCTTTGAACGGGGAACCGTTGGCATGGCTCGCGCACAAAGCCCGAACAGTGCGGACAGCCAATTTTTCATCTGTTTTGCTCCAGCTCCATTCCTCAACGGGCAATACACCGTTTTTGGTCAGGTCACGAGCGGTATGGAATTTGTGGACGCCATCAAAAAAGGCGCTGGACGAAGCGGTTCAGTTCAGGATCCCGACGCCATCGTGCGAATGCAGATTGCCGCAGACGTCAAGTAA
- a CDS encoding response regulator, which translates to MAKVLIAEDDRISQKLAVKIVEEQGHAVFVSPHGRHAYETLIHNDIDLLLTDIMMPEMDGQQLIKTLRADHRFVNLPIIIMSAVVGINDISNLLRLGATLFVAKPLDRNELLTYLSRYLPKDIP; encoded by the coding sequence ATGGCCAAAGTTCTCATAGCCGAAGACGACAGGATTTCACAAAAACTGGCTGTCAAAATAGTTGAAGAGCAGGGGCACGCCGTTTTTGTCAGCCCCCATGGCAGGCACGCTTACGAAACATTGATACACAATGATATCGACTTGTTGCTGACAGATATCATGATGCCTGAAATGGATGGACAACAACTCATCAAGACCCTCCGTGCAGACCATCGATTCGTCAATCTTCCCATTATCATCATGTCTGCCGTGGTCGGCATCAACGACATCTCGAACCTGCTCCGACTCGGAGCCACCCTATTTGTCGCAAAACCCCTCGATCGAAACGAACTTCTGACCTATCTTTCACGCTATCTCCCCAAAGACATCCCCTAA
- a CDS encoding sigma 54-interacting transcriptional regulator, whose translation MNSTILVVDENVAIRTAIQEILVADGYQVWAASSLTSASALMARQEPDVLFVASELCGKKECPLLGEAERLGFQVSLIVLMDATCADPMASVDATHALAYLKRPVDRSQLTMIARLGVIAKRERVQARRRHAEMMRIQRVTQALFDSDDGAFIVLDEAGLIVQSGGLVDAFIDPVIKRAVGREYLGVLPERFAKRQAGALSEARGLMRPVRFEEKRGDIFVESCVTPLVVSGEVTGFVLSVRDVSAKRRNAPGVAEAAKQYQSVFDGAVDAILLIDRESGMVVDCNSASARMLGGDIESICGRDIRTVMDHPDRTMNAMKTGVKRISYESFRRGNGTFFPVELSLSYYVNDGRSMCVLSGQDISRHKVVEEALREGARLYRAIVEDQTELICRFKVDGTLSFVNGAYARFFGEDEDDAIGSNVFVRHKDAGSYAITDWLSTVSPDNPVFDMEIALKRHDGESRWIHWTNRAVFNDRKTAIKVQAVGRDVTERKQALDALEQANTEKEQYRLNLVATFKSIPDAILTVDSDMVIMASNRAASSLFKFDRGRMRGLNLEDLVEDSGNPCVGVLKQVLKTDKPVRGYEIELAIRDLGERMVEINCSPLVDQGKQHKGAVLVVRDVSHVADLEKQLQQRHGFRGIVGRSSAMQDMYQLLEQLSSLESSVLILGESGTGKELVAEALHYGGTRAGKSLVKVNCSALSESLLESELFGHVRGAFTGAVKDKVGRIQAAQGGTLFLDEIGDISPLLQLKLLRFLEQKEYERVGESKTYSADVRILAATNVDLLESVRQGTFREDLYYRLNVMPITLPPLRERQADIPLLVDHFLRFFSDHFGKFFEGVSQEVMDLFMGYSWPGNIRELRHALEHACILAPGKIVTLKHIRKDLMGDVVSRPAVVSEAVPPSTGTFFLRKPGKEDILAALQQTHGNKARAARQLGIHRATLYRKLKAWGM comes from the coding sequence GTGAATTCGACTATCCTTGTCGTTGATGAAAATGTTGCCATACGAACGGCGATTCAAGAGATCCTTGTCGCCGATGGATATCAGGTCTGGGCGGCGTCCAGCCTGACGTCGGCGTCGGCACTGATGGCGCGGCAGGAGCCGGATGTCTTGTTTGTGGCTTCTGAATTGTGTGGAAAGAAAGAATGTCCTTTGTTGGGCGAAGCCGAGCGGTTGGGGTTTCAGGTATCGCTCATTGTGTTGATGGATGCGACATGCGCTGATCCCATGGCCTCGGTCGATGCGACACATGCCTTGGCATATTTGAAAAGACCTGTTGACAGATCGCAACTCACAATGATTGCCCGACTGGGAGTTATCGCCAAGAGGGAGCGTGTGCAGGCTCGGCGACGTCATGCCGAAATGATGCGGATACAGCGTGTGACCCAAGCCCTGTTTGATTCGGATGATGGGGCTTTTATTGTCCTGGATGAAGCCGGTCTCATAGTGCAGTCCGGTGGCCTTGTGGACGCGTTTATCGATCCCGTTATCAAACGTGCTGTTGGCAGGGAGTATCTGGGAGTTTTGCCCGAGCGATTTGCCAAGCGACAGGCCGGGGCATTGTCCGAGGCCCGAGGATTGATGCGGCCTGTTCGTTTTGAAGAAAAACGGGGCGATATTTTCGTGGAATCCTGCGTCACACCGCTTGTGGTCAGTGGGGAGGTGACCGGGTTCGTGCTTTCAGTTCGGGATGTTTCAGCCAAACGGCGGAATGCTCCGGGTGTTGCCGAGGCCGCGAAACAGTATCAGAGCGTGTTCGATGGGGCGGTTGATGCCATCCTGTTGATTGATCGGGAAAGTGGTATGGTTGTTGATTGCAACAGTGCCTCGGCTCGGATGTTGGGGGGGGATATCGAGTCCATCTGTGGTCGAGATATTCGAACCGTGATGGATCACCCGGATCGGACCATGAATGCCATGAAAACCGGGGTCAAACGAATTTCTTATGAATCTTTCCGGCGGGGAAACGGGACCTTTTTCCCGGTCGAGTTGTCCTTAAGTTATTATGTCAACGATGGTCGGTCGATGTGTGTGTTGTCTGGGCAGGATATCTCCCGGCACAAGGTGGTCGAAGAGGCCCTCCGTGAAGGAGCCAGGCTGTATCGAGCGATTGTTGAGGATCAGACCGAATTGATTTGTCGTTTCAAGGTCGATGGGACATTGAGTTTTGTCAATGGAGCGTATGCCCGGTTCTTCGGTGAAGATGAGGACGATGCTATTGGCTCAAATGTTTTTGTTCGCCACAAGGATGCGGGCAGTTATGCCATCACCGATTGGTTGAGTACGGTTTCTCCGGACAATCCCGTCTTTGACATGGAGATAGCCTTAAAGCGACACGATGGTGAATCGCGATGGATTCACTGGACCAATCGGGCTGTGTTCAACGATCGGAAAACCGCGATCAAGGTGCAGGCCGTTGGCCGTGATGTGACGGAGCGTAAACAGGCCTTGGACGCTTTGGAACAAGCTAATACGGAAAAGGAACAGTATCGTCTGAACCTTGTGGCCACGTTTAAATCCATCCCCGATGCCATACTGACCGTGGATAGTGATATGGTTATCATGGCGTCCAACAGGGCGGCGTCGTCGTTATTCAAATTTGATCGGGGGCGGATGCGCGGTCTGAACTTGGAAGATCTGGTCGAGGATTCCGGAAATCCTTGTGTCGGTGTTTTGAAACAGGTCTTGAAGACCGACAAGCCCGTGCGAGGATATGAGATCGAGCTGGCCATCAGAGACCTTGGCGAGCGTATGGTGGAAATCAATTGTTCACCCCTGGTCGATCAGGGCAAACAACACAAGGGCGCTGTCTTGGTGGTCCGGGACGTGTCACACGTCGCTGATCTGGAAAAACAGTTGCAACAGCGGCACGGGTTTCGAGGCATTGTCGGGCGAAGTTCCGCCATGCAGGATATGTATCAATTGCTGGAACAATTGTCCTCGCTGGAATCGAGCGTCCTTATTTTGGGAGAATCCGGTACCGGCAAAGAGCTTGTGGCCGAGGCCCTGCATTATGGCGGGACTCGGGCCGGGAAATCATTGGTCAAGGTGAACTGCTCGGCCCTGTCGGAAAGCCTGCTCGAAAGTGAATTGTTCGGCCATGTGCGCGGTGCTTTTACCGGGGCCGTCAAGGACAAGGTCGGGCGGATTCAGGCGGCTCAGGGCGGCACGCTTTTTCTGGATGAGATCGGTGATATTTCTCCATTGCTTCAACTCAAATTGCTCCGTTTTCTTGAGCAGAAGGAATATGAACGGGTCGGTGAGTCCAAAACCTATTCAGCGGATGTGCGCATCCTCGCGGCAACCAATGTCGATTTGCTGGAATCTGTTCGGCAGGGCACTTTTCGGGAAGATTTGTACTATCGGTTGAATGTCATGCCCATCACCCTCCCTCCACTGAGGGAACGGCAGGCAGATATCCCCTTGTTGGTCGATCATTTCCTTCGGTTTTTTTCAGACCATTTTGGCAAATTTTTTGAAGGTGTTTCGCAGGAGGTCATGGATTTGTTCATGGGATACAGTTGGCCCGGCAATATCCGTGAATTGCGTCATGCTCTTGAACACGCCTGTATACTCGCTCCGGGAAAAATCGTGACGTTGAAACATATCCGAAAGGATTTGATGGGCGATGTGGTCAGCCGTCCCGCTGTGGTATCGGAAGCTGTTCCCCCCTCTACCGGGACCTTCTTTTTGCGCAAGCCGGGCAAGGAAGACATCCTTGCCGCCCTTCAGCAGACTCATGGCAACAAGGCCCGGGCAGCACGGCAATTGGGGATTCATCGGGCGACCCTGTATCGCAAGCTCAAGGCGTGGGGAATGTGA
- a CDS encoding thioredoxin family protein — protein MEPQTVDRTLSQSKKPVFVAFLKRNERFAKQIGIVSEMAMIHRNRVQCFLYDSDYLDTAQDQFSVKGTPTFVLFDKGREVDRLIGESDGETLDDFIMAVASNA, from the coding sequence ATGGAGCCTCAAACCGTTGATCGAACTTTGTCCCAGAGTAAAAAACCGGTGTTTGTCGCATTTCTTAAACGGAATGAGCGCTTCGCGAAACAGATTGGCATTGTGAGTGAGATGGCCATGATTCATAGAAATCGTGTGCAGTGTTTTTTATATGATTCGGATTATCTGGACACGGCGCAGGATCAATTTTCAGTTAAAGGCACGCCCACGTTTGTGCTTTTTGATAAAGGGCGGGAAGTTGATCGGTTGATCGGGGAATCTGATGGTGAAACGTTGGATGATTTTATTATGGCGGTTGCTTCTAACGCATAA
- a CDS encoding phosphomannomutase/phosphoglucomutase, with protein MKPIAREIFRTYDIRGIVDQDFDEEWVEQLGKACGTYFLDNGSKTAVVGYDCRHSSPAYASALTAGLNSVGVDVISIGQVSSPAFYYAVTTLGETAGVMITASHNPSEYNGFKVWQGKSTIHSEEIQDVYEVLKKGDFPAGAGTVSHVDILPEYIKELAADVTIERPLKIVVDGGNGAGGTLTADALELAGVEVVRLFCEPDGDFPNHHPDPVVEKNMVHLQKAVLAEKADIGIGLDGDGDRIGVVTENGDLLFGDQLVAIYARDILQDFPGASIIGEVKCSHLMYDDIRAHGGDAVMWKTGHSLIKAQMREIDAKFAGEMSGHMFFADRYYGFDDATYASLRIAEILSKSEKTMSDHLATWPKTYSTPEIRVDCPESMKAEVVGKAVEYFSGKFDAIDIDGVRAIFPDGWGLLRASNTQPVLVLRFEAETEARLAEIKGMFEAKLAEWI; from the coding sequence ATGAAGCCGATCGCAAGGGAAATTTTCAGGACGTACGATATCCGTGGTATCGTGGATCAGGATTTTGACGAAGAATGGGTGGAGCAGCTTGGAAAAGCGTGTGGCACCTACTTTTTGGATAACGGATCGAAAACAGCGGTTGTCGGATATGATTGTCGTCATTCATCCCCGGCATATGCCTCGGCCCTGACCGCTGGCCTGAACAGCGTGGGGGTGGATGTCATTTCCATCGGCCAGGTTTCGTCCCCGGCATTCTATTATGCGGTCACCACCCTTGGTGAAACTGCGGGTGTGATGATTACAGCCAGCCATAATCCATCGGAATACAATGGTTTCAAAGTCTGGCAGGGCAAGTCCACCATTCATTCGGAAGAGATTCAGGATGTGTATGAAGTCCTGAAAAAAGGGGATTTTCCGGCCGGTGCGGGCACTGTTTCTCACGTGGATATCCTTCCTGAATATATTAAGGAACTGGCCGCAGACGTGACTATTGAGCGGCCTTTGAAAATCGTTGTGGACGGTGGCAATGGAGCTGGTGGGACATTGACCGCAGACGCGCTTGAATTGGCGGGTGTGGAGGTTGTCCGGTTGTTTTGCGAGCCGGATGGAGATTTTCCGAATCATCACCCGGACCCGGTTGTCGAAAAGAATATGGTCCATTTGCAAAAGGCCGTGTTGGCTGAAAAAGCGGACATCGGTATCGGTCTGGACGGTGACGGTGACCGGATTGGCGTGGTCACGGAAAATGGCGATTTACTTTTCGGCGACCAACTTGTGGCCATTTATGCGCGTGATATTTTGCAGGATTTTCCTGGCGCATCCATTATCGGCGAGGTCAAATGCTCGCATCTCATGTACGACGATATCCGGGCTCACGGCGGGGATGCCGTCATGTGGAAGACCGGCCATTCACTTATCAAGGCGCAAATGCGTGAGATCGACGCCAAGTTTGCCGGAGAGATGTCCGGACACATGTTTTTTGCCGATCGATATTACGGATTCGATGATGCGACCTATGCGTCCTTGCGCATCGCTGAAATCTTGTCCAAATCCGAAAAGACCATGAGCGACCATTTGGCGACGTGGCCCAAGACCTATTCCACGCCTGAAATTCGGGTCGATTGCCCGGAATCCATGAAAGCCGAGGTTGTGGGCAAGGCGGTTGAGTATTTCAGTGGCAAATTCGATGCCATCGATATTGATGGTGTCCGTGCGATTTTCCCAGATGGTTGGGGATTGTTGCGGGCCTCCAATACCCAGCCCGTGCTCGTGCTTCGGTTTGAAGCCGAGACAGAAGCGCGGTTGGCAGAGATCAAGGGAATGTTTGAAGCAAAGCTCGCGGAATGGATATAA
- a CDS encoding transporter substrate-binding domain-containing protein, whose product MQVIIYPPLAYEVDGALRGVAPDVVRAIQGQVGDTNTLKAAPWLRAYTQTQTAKQQALFAIVRIPEREKLFKWVGPIFGEGDYFFKRGKSAVAVESFEDARRVERIGVRKGGYTHQLLQSRQFHNLDMSPTYDSSYKKLSQGRVDLVLMGERTYVYMVKKAGLDPSVFERVGPKVADSSAWLAFSRDVPDETINQWQKALNTLKRNGTYDAIMARHFTY is encoded by the coding sequence ATGCAAGTCATTATTTATCCGCCGCTGGCATATGAAGTGGACGGTGCTTTACGTGGTGTTGCACCGGATGTTGTCCGGGCGATTCAAGGGCAGGTGGGTGATACCAATACGCTGAAAGCCGCCCCATGGCTTCGCGCATATACTCAGACACAGACTGCGAAACAACAGGCGTTGTTTGCCATTGTCCGTATTCCGGAACGGGAGAAACTCTTCAAATGGGTCGGGCCGATTTTTGGCGAGGGTGACTATTTTTTCAAACGCGGAAAAAGCGCGGTGGCTGTTGAGAGTTTTGAAGACGCTCGTCGGGTTGAGCGAATTGGCGTCCGAAAGGGTGGCTACACGCACCAGTTGTTGCAATCCCGACAGTTCCATAATTTGGATATGAGTCCCACCTACGATTCGAGTTACAAGAAGCTGTCTCAAGGTCGTGTCGATCTGGTGCTGATGGGCGAGCGAACTTATGTGTATATGGTAAAAAAGGCCGGATTGGACCCGTCCGTTTTTGAACGCGTGGGTCCCAAAGTCGCGGATTCCTCCGCCTGGCTCGCCTTTTCCCGCGATGTCCCGGACGAGACGATCAATCAATGGCAAAAAGCACTGAACACCCTCAAACGAAATGGCACATACGATGCCATCATGGCGCGACACTTCACGTATTGA